In Lewinellaceae bacterium, a single window of DNA contains:
- a CDS encoding choice-of-anchor I family protein — translation MKYLSPLFIALGMAFSLSFCAGPLYAGHAPAFRSIPDTLARATLSFAEPSTIVPEGSGRLDIGVVIEAGGNLSGHATVKAAKVSTAVEGVDYNIANPSLSFSAGQPKVHNISLEILNNGHVGGRFLILEIELPDGSLLALGKRPRHIVLIQDVDAAPPAALPSSRVQLSHISSYAFGEGASAEILAYDGSTSRLFVTNFSENKLMILDFSNPSRIEEIRSVHLDVFGGRINSVAAHNGIIAVAIQGISSTGPGQVAFLDTNGVFISAATVGAMPDMLLFSPDGSKVLAANEGEPSDDYRIDPEGSVSIIDISKGVANPESTTLDFTAFNDRRDELVAQGVRIYGPGATVAQDLEPEYIAISDDGATAYVTCQENNALAVVDLRVPEITAVLPFGYKDWAAEGFTLDVSNASGGVFFANWPIKGMYQPDAIDYFTVGGKGYLITANEGDARDYEGFTEEFRVKDEEIVLDERAFPGAEYLRDDALLGRLRVSSASGDSDGDGRYEELYTFGGRSFAIWDAATGALVYDSGNALEMITAADPTFGPLFNTQNKSNDFKSRSDDKGPEPASVKVAELNGTPFAFIALERIGGVVAYRLARPEAPEFVQYINTRAVDSLGGDLSPEGLIYIAPEDSPTGYAYVLAAHEISSSVAAFELATAPAVSFAEANSITEKGAGKLQLELAVEKPGKLSGKASVRVIAPSSAVEGEDYLLSATSVSFEKEEKGAKVIEVDILDSDIQGARYLILELDPESSTVNIGETSRHILLIQDKQEEKRR, via the coding sequence ATGAAGTACCTTTCTCCTTTGTTCATAGCTTTGGGGATGGCGTTTTCGCTGTCCTTCTGTGCCGGCCCGCTCTATGCGGGCCATGCGCCGGCATTCCGTTCTATCCCAGACACCCTTGCCCGGGCCACGCTCAGTTTTGCAGAACCCAGCACTATTGTCCCGGAAGGGTCTGGCCGGCTTGACATCGGAGTGGTGATAGAGGCCGGCGGGAATCTCTCCGGCCATGCCACCGTTAAAGCTGCCAAAGTTTCTACGGCTGTGGAAGGCGTGGATTACAATATTGCAAATCCCTCTTTGAGCTTTTCAGCGGGGCAGCCGAAGGTTCACAACATTAGCCTTGAAATTCTGAACAACGGCCACGTTGGCGGCCGCTTTCTCATTCTGGAGATCGAGCTGCCAGACGGCAGCCTGCTGGCGCTGGGCAAAAGGCCCCGCCACATCGTCCTGATCCAGGATGTAGATGCCGCGCCGCCGGCAGCGCTGCCGTCTTCCCGTGTGCAATTGTCTCACATCAGCAGTTATGCCTTCGGGGAGGGCGCTTCCGCAGAAATCCTGGCTTACGATGGCAGCACTTCCCGCCTTTTTGTAACCAACTTCAGCGAAAACAAACTAATGATCCTGGATTTCAGCAACCCATCCAGGATCGAGGAGATCAGGAGCGTTCACCTGGATGTATTTGGCGGCCGCATCAATTCCGTCGCCGCTCACAATGGCATCATAGCCGTTGCGATACAGGGCATCAGCTCCACCGGCCCCGGCCAAGTTGCCTTCCTGGATACCAACGGCGTTTTCATCAGCGCAGCTACCGTAGGCGCCATGCCCGACATGCTCCTGTTTTCTCCTGACGGCAGCAAGGTCCTGGCCGCCAACGAAGGGGAGCCCAGCGATGATTACCGGATCGACCCGGAAGGCTCGGTCAGCATTATCGACATCAGCAAAGGCGTGGCCAACCCGGAAAGCACGACGCTGGACTTTACTGCCTTTAACGACCGGCGGGACGAGCTGGTGGCCCAGGGCGTGCGCATTTACGGCCCCGGCGCCACTGTTGCCCAGGATTTGGAGCCGGAGTACATCGCCATCTCGGATGATGGCGCCACGGCTTATGTCACCTGTCAGGAAAACAACGCCCTGGCGGTAGTAGACCTCAGGGTGCCGGAAATAACGGCTGTCCTGCCGTTCGGTTATAAAGACTGGGCTGCTGAGGGCTTTACCCTCGATGTTTCCAACGCATCCGGAGGCGTATTTTTCGCCAACTGGCCCATCAAAGGAATGTATCAGCCGGATGCGATCGATTACTTCACAGTAGGCGGAAAGGGCTATCTGATCACGGCCAACGAAGGCGACGCCCGCGACTACGAGGGCTTTACCGAAGAGTTTCGGGTAAAGGATGAGGAAATCGTGCTGGACGAGCGTGCCTTCCCCGGCGCTGAATACCTCCGGGATGACGCCCTGCTGGGCCGCTTGCGGGTGAGCAGCGCTTCAGGGGACAGCGACGGCGATGGCCGGTACGAGGAGCTCTACACCTTTGGCGGGCGCTCTTTTGCTATATGGGACGCGGCAACCGGGGCGCTGGTGTACGACAGCGGCAACGCGCTGGAAATGATTACCGCCGCCGACCCCACTTTCGGCCCCCTGTTTAATACCCAGAATAAGAGCAACGACTTCAAGAGCCGTTCTGATGACAAAGGGCCGGAACCGGCCAGCGTCAAGGTAGCGGAACTCAACGGAACGCCATTCGCCTTTATCGCCCTGGAGCGGATCGGCGGAGTGGTGGCATACCGGCTCGCCCGGCCTGAAGCCCCGGAGTTTGTGCAGTACATCAATACCCGGGCGGTGGATAGCCTGGGCGGCGACCTCAGCCCTGAGGGGCTGATCTACATCGCGCCGGAAGATAGCCCCACCGGATATGCGTACGTCTTGGCGGCGCACGAGATCAGCTCTTCTGTGGCTGCCTTCGAGCTGGCCACTGCCCCGGCGGTAAGTTTTGCCGAAGCCAATTCTATCACAGAAAAAGGCGCCGGAAAACTGCAACTGGAGTTGGCTGTTGAGAAGCCGGGGAAACTCAGTGGCAAAGCCAGTGTCAGAGTGATCGCGCCTTCCAGTGCAGTGGAAGGGGAAGATTATTTGCTATCCGCCACTTCTGTTTCCTTTGAGAAAGAAGAAAAGGGCGCTAAGGTTATAGAAGTCGACATTCTGGACAGCGATATTCAGGGCGCCCGCTACCTCATCCTGGAGCTCGACCCGGAAAGCAGCACGGTGAATATCGGCGAAACCAGCCGGCACATCCTGCTGATACAGGATAAGCAGGAAGAAAAACGGCGTTAA
- a CDS encoding DJ-1/PfpI family protein — MKKVCFSTVFCLLALAQAFAQPQQNGRVYKVALFVPNGAELLDFAGPGEAFTQAPGFEVYLVSLSEEPIKSQGFMTITPNYSYKNCPAPDIILIPGGGTGRIINDPEAIDWIKKHYQDGGMVLTVCTGASVAAKAGLLEGKKATTYHTAFDYVQGYCSDCELLKGARYVDNGRVITTAGISAGIDGALHLISRIKGQDVAEEAARNMEYDKWAPNEGYMNYKNEFVQYLEQYGPIQARKHYRNELADAGALFFVGEIKNLAAEMSAAGSHEKAAEALEFGADYYPGEAIIYNQLREVYARAGKPVPPGPEDFMETALQGKTDEVMAMYEKAKGQFSGWILFEESRMNWTGYQLLRQGKNEAAIKIFQLNADAYPTSWNVYDSLAEGYMNDEQWDKARKFYRKSLEMNPNNDNARKMLAKMEER, encoded by the coding sequence ATGAAAAAAGTATGCTTCTCTACCGTTTTTTGCCTGCTGGCCCTGGCGCAGGCGTTTGCACAGCCCCAACAGAATGGCCGGGTGTACAAGGTCGCCCTTTTCGTTCCCAACGGAGCCGAGCTGCTCGATTTTGCAGGCCCCGGCGAGGCCTTTACCCAGGCGCCCGGCTTTGAGGTTTACCTGGTTAGCCTGAGCGAGGAGCCCATCAAAAGCCAGGGCTTCATGACAATTACCCCTAATTACAGTTACAAAAACTGCCCCGCGCCGGATATTATCCTGATCCCGGGTGGAGGCACGGGCAGGATCATCAATGACCCGGAAGCCATTGACTGGATCAAAAAACACTACCAGGACGGGGGAATGGTGCTCACCGTCTGCACGGGCGCTTCGGTCGCTGCCAAAGCGGGATTGCTGGAAGGCAAAAAAGCGACCACTTACCACACTGCTTTTGATTATGTGCAAGGCTACTGTTCCGATTGTGAATTGTTGAAGGGCGCCCGCTACGTCGACAACGGCCGGGTCATCACCACTGCCGGCATTTCCGCCGGCATTGACGGCGCCCTGCACCTTATCTCCCGCATCAAGGGGCAGGATGTGGCCGAAGAGGCTGCCCGCAACATGGAATACGACAAATGGGCGCCTAATGAAGGCTATATGAACTACAAGAACGAATTTGTCCAATACCTGGAGCAATATGGCCCAATCCAGGCCAGGAAACACTACCGGAACGAATTGGCCGATGCCGGCGCCCTGTTCTTTGTGGGAGAAATCAAGAACCTGGCGGCGGAAATGAGCGCGGCAGGCAGCCATGAAAAGGCAGCGGAGGCGCTCGAGTTTGGCGCTGATTATTATCCGGGCGAGGCCATCATTTACAATCAGCTCAGGGAAGTATATGCCCGGGCGGGCAAGCCCGTGCCTCCCGGGCCGGAAGATTTTATGGAAACGGCCCTGCAGGGTAAAACGGATGAGGTGATGGCTATGTACGAAAAGGCGAAAGGACAATTTTCGGGCTGGATCCTCTTCGAAGAGTCTCGCATGAACTGGACTGGCTACCAGCTTCTGAGGCAGGGCAAAAACGAAGCGGCCATCAAAATTTTCCAGCTCAACGCCGATGCCTACCCCACATCCTGGAATGTATATGACAGCCTGGCCGAAGGATACATGAACGATGAACAATGGGATAAGGCGCGCAAATTCTACCGCAAATCGCTGGAAATGAATCCCAACAACGACAATGCCCGAAAGATGCTGGCGAAAATGGAGGAGCGTTAG